The window CCAATGGAGGAATGGAGTTATTCAAAGCTATTTTGTGGTGATGTTccctgaaagcagaaatgtacATTCTTAGAAAACAACTGGTGTTTATTGACTGACAAGAACACCAGCAGTGCAGACACTAGTGCAATACTGGACAACACAGCCAGCTACACAAATATGTGTGTTATAATCAAAGGGTTTATATAAAAACTAGGACAAGGTACAAGCAGGACTGTAATGCAACTTAAAACCCATAGCACCATTTTCTTTCTAGAGGATAcataagaaatataaataacatCCATACTTCTTGTCACAAAAGTTGTACATCTTGAGGTAGacaaatgttttgtttcccttaaagcacagccttttttttcttcaagtgacATACTACATTGTCACAAATAGGCCTTCCAGTCTTACACAAGGTGTCTGAGGGTGCAGAAGTGGCTATTGCATGAATGGGGTTTGTGACTCTGTGCATTAGTCTTTCTTGGCTTACATGGCCCTATTTATTGATCTAATAAAGCACCCCTGACCCCAGCATTGCACTGCCCTTCCATCACAGCAACAGTGCTACATGGATTCCTGGCTCAGCCTCAAGGAACTACTGGTGTTTAATCATTTTACAGGGCAGCCTCCAGATATGTGATTTCTTCTCAAGCAGGTTCAGCTCTTCACTTGGGGATGGTGCGGTCCATCCGCACCAGAACTTTATAGACTTCAGTAAAACTTTTCTGATGGATTGTTATTTCCCTCTTGTGATAAGCATGTTGGATCCACTACTACCAAACCCAGCACCACAATACACCAGGAGAGGCAATAATAACTGGACTAGGAAGTACACACAGGGACAGGGAGTAACCTGTGTCTGCAGAGTAGCCTCTGTGTGGGTAGTGAGGATCCCAGCCAGCTAGGAGTATTAGAGCTATCACTGTTCTCAGGTTACTTGGATCTTAGGTACAGAGGAAAAGATTCATCCTGAATCAAAAAGCTATACAGGAAAGCATGTACAGCTCAGATAGTCATGTTGAGGTACATTTGCACTtgggaaagaatttttttatagcCAGGGCATAAACTTTCActtttgctgctgaaaagaTTTCCATGTAAAGACTTAAGTGCATTCTCCTTACATCTCCAGCCTGTCATTCCAGTAACTTCTTTGCACATGCAACCAAAGAGGTGGCACATCCACTGGATTTGTAGTACATCTTAAGGTGTGCAGCATAATTAAAAAGCTCACACACAGATCAAATGGAGGCCCAGCTCTTCACATCCCATATCTCCAGGAGGTGGCAGAAGAGCTTTGCTCAAGATGGTGTTTGGTCTTGATTCTTGAAGACAATAAAATTCAAGCCTAAGAATGCCGAATGTCAAACAGACCCAAGTTTTGCTTCCTGGTCACACAAAGATGCCCATTGCTGTTAGTTGAAGTAAATCACATTTCTGAATATCAACCCAATTTACCTCAAGTTTGGGTGATAAAACAGCCCTGGataactgaataaaaaaaaaaaaaaaaaaggaaaaacaagctaTCATCTGCCTCAAGCAAACTTTTTCACTCCCTTATCCATAGCACCATTTCTAAAAGGCTTAGTATTGAAGGATACCAAAGAGTGGTATCAACATTGCCTCAAACTCAAAATATACTCAGGTCTTTTCCCCAGACCTCATATAGggcatttaaaattatttatttcccgTCAGTTTTCATTGTTTGGTTTCCAGACTGAGAGAAGCTGTCTGTTCTGATTGGCAGGGGTTGAACGGAAAGCTTTTCAACTGTGACAGGGAGGGTCTGAAACAGACTTTGAGTTAAGCTTGCAGAGCAAAGCCAGAGAAGATCAGAATTCCTTGTCTAGACTTGGTTTAACAGCTAACAACCAAAATTTACTTCAGCCAAATGCCACACTTCCATATTCCACGGAGCCCAAACTTACTCCAAGGATACCAGAGAATGAACATCTCTTCCTCAGATCTTCTCCATATTCACCATTTCTCAAGCAGCTCTGAGCAATTCAGAGCAAGGAGCTGCAGATGCAAAAGTCCCCTTTGgtacatgaaaaaaacaatatttaattttccccAGAAATATCTTTTTGCCCAGTTCTTATTCAACAATTCCTGTGTGGTGCCAGGGCTTCCAGGCACAACCTCACCTTTCAATTACTTTGTTTACATTATTCTTTGACTTTAATAAAGTTCTTGTGAGATCCCCATGGGACTGTGCTAACCCAACACTCAAGACAAAGGACAGCTCCACTCATAGTTACTGGCAGCAAGACTGGACAAAAACATGGTATGGCATAGATGCTGCCAGTTTCAACAGATCACAGCTCAAATGGTAACAGAGATCACTGCTAAAAACCTCGATTTCTAGAGTTAATCCCTGCACATTTCACAGCTGCCAGTGTTTTCTGTGGCAAGGGACTTGGTGACACCACTCAAAAGCATGAATGTCCATACAACACAGGCTACGCACACGAAAAACAAGATCTTTTTAAAGTGCTGCAAAGCAGTATCTAATTCTGCCTTCAATGCGTTGTCTTTGCTTGAAAGAGTGCCAAAGGACCAATTCAGTCCAAAATATCCACACTGAAGGGTCTTGATCTAGTTGCCTAAATAAAGGTGTCTAGTCCCCTTGCCACAAACCTGTCCTTCGGTTCCCACTGACATCAGTGTTTCAGCTGCAAAGGACACAAATAACCAAAGTTGCAAGTTCTACCAGTCTGACCATATTCCTCTCTGCCTAAATAATCATCTTACCATCCTTCTGGTCTTGTTGTTGAGTATATTGTGCAAAGTTCATAACATGCCTCTGAAATGCATTCGCCTACTGCTCAAAGCATCGCAACATTTGAAGCCAGATAAAggatattattaaaataacactttttgcTATGTGGAAGCCAGGTTTGCCTTTGGGATGGGGGAACTAGTCTACAGATTTTAAATGCTCTGCTcttgacagaaaaatgaaaggtgTTGTTAGTAACATGTATTTCCTTCAACACTCATTGCAGAGCAGGACCTGGTCGTTGGAGAAGACTAAAAGACTTACCTACATATCTGTTCCTTGTgtatttctcctctgttttttacAGTAATAGCACAGAAGAGTGAGTCTGAGCAAGACAAAAAGGTTCACTTTGAAATGAGTGCAATCTGCAGATATGTGGAGAATACCCCAAGGGCCCTACAAAGACCAGCCAGGGCCAGGGAGGCTCCTGTTTAGCCTTTAGCCTAACAGCCACCTCAGCCAAGCTCCACTCTCTACTGTTACTGGAGTCactggggaggagagaaaacagattttcagttaCGTGTGAGACGGATGGTAGATCCTCTCCAACAGGTCTAGGTTGGGTTTGGTTGAGAGGAGTACATCAGAGCTTCATAGAACTGCTCCCAGTGTGCAGCCTGGAAGTTCCTACTGCAAGAGTCAAACACAATGCTGCTCAGCAGGGTCACTTGGAGTTTAGTGAACACAAAGCCCTCAAGAGAAGACCTAACACTCAAAGTGATATAAACAGCCTGCTCTTTTAAGAAACGAGAGAGCAGATTCATAACCCCTCACTGGGATCCAGCTGTAAGCAGGTGACGTTGACCCAGATAACATTACTAGGAGGTTAGagaagtgttttttcttcctcaaacaACTTCATGGCTAAGCTGGAGACTGAACTTACTAAGCCATTGAAAACCAGTTTTATCCCAAGTTCTTGCCTGCAGTGACCTTAGGCAAGTCCTGTTGCCTGATCTGCACAATGTGCAAATTCCAGCCTGCAGTGATGTTTCTGCTGGAACCCCCTTAGTTCACTTTGTCAACATTAGcccaaagaggaaataaaaataaacaagaccGTCAAGACCACTTTCCACCACCTAGGAGCATCCTAGCTGCTCTCAAATTATGCAGTCTGGGTGTGGAGAATGGATTGTGCAAGCCCAGGAATTACTGGCCAGTGGACAACTGAGAAGTGCATTTTTGACAAAAGCAAGAGGACAGAGTGGTGTGTCTTCCACTTGCTCCCCAAAGCTGtgcttcccccctcctcccactGAATGCCAGTCCCTGTTTAAATGAGAATGTTCCATGCAATGGCATGGGATCCTCCAATAACTCTCCTGTGATGTGGTACTCCCTTCCTCTCCAATGCTGGACAAGCCAGGATGTCAGTGTGGCAGGTGCCTTGGGATCAATAGTGTAGAGCAGAGCTAGTTCCTTTGTTGCTTCACCTATGATGCCTGTTCCTAATAATTTTAACTCATTgggatgtttttttcattgagtGTTCAACATTGAGACTCGTGGGAAGATTTCAACTCCAAAAAGATTAAAGGCAACATGCAAATAATGGTCTGCTCAATATTAATATCTTGGGTATtcaggaggtaaaaaaaaatgcgGCCAATTAACCCAATTTGCAGTATTATGTCTGTCATAAGCACTTCAATTCAGTTCAAGTCAACTTGAGccagaaaaaggataaaaaggaaTAAGCCCCTTAAAAGACCTGTAGCTAGCCAAAGGGAAGGTGTTAGTGGCCTCTAAACAGCCAGTTAATGGCTAGATCTGTTCTGAGACACTTCTCTTCCATCCTTTTATAAGGCAGAAATCAAAAATAGTTGTAAAAAGCAAAGGGCAACAAGGTGAAGATACAGAGAGTGTGAGTACACACTCATCACTGCAAAGTAATTATTCAAAGCATGTGTAAATGAATGGATGAGCTGCTTGACTTCAGCACATCCACACTCAGGAGCTGGAGCACACAGGTGAGATCTCACCACTTGTTAGGAGAACTCAATCACATTGAAATCTTGCCCAATTCAGCCTATGGCTCAGTCCATCTAAACAACCCAAACCAGCATCTTCATCCATTACATTGCCAATGAATTTTGATCTGAGCTTAAggatttaaatattcttttcagcACCAGCCCATCTCCACACCGGCATCCTGCTTGCTGGTTTATAGCCATTACCAAGACTGAGTAAATACAGCAGCTTTGTTATCTCAGGGACTCTCTGGAGCCGCTCACAGTACAAATGCTctaactgctgctgcaggattAACCAGAAAGAGCCCTGGAGCAGGCAAATACACTGCCAAGCACTGTAATACAGCTCAACACCCAGACAGGTTGTGCTACAACCCTCTATGTGTATCTGGTAGCCAGGTCAGGGACTGCCTCACTGCCATTCCCAAGACTGCTCTTGAAGACACAACCAGAGAAACAAACCAGGCTGTTTCTGTTGTGTTTAACTTAAAGTTAACTTGAAAAACATAACTCAAAGTCAGGGGATCACAACTCTCTAACAGGCTGTGCTGTTTCCCCCAGGTCACCTTCTCTCATGCCAGATGCCTGCACTGTCTAGATATATCAGTGCAGAGATTGTCACTCATGACTTGCAAATTTTTAAGATGCCCCAGTTCCTGTGGGTCCTAATTCCCTTTCAGCAATTTTACCTGTCGTTAGCACAGGGCAGAACTGTGGGATGTGATGCACCTCGGGCACCAGGGCAAAGAGTGATACACATTAAGACAAAAAGGCGACTGATAGGTTGATTGGGTCAAGGGGGAAGAGAGATGCATAATTGGCACCATCACCCTGGATCTACCACCATAAAATAATCCCCTGCGAGGCAGCATGCTGCAGAGGGGTAACTTCACAGACCTCAGCTGAGTTCCTGTGATACACGCACTGTAACAGAGGCAATTCCATGTCTCCTGTGTACAGCAAGGTTAAAACGCAGTTAAAATTCACTTGGAGTCTCACGTCCAAACTACAGACCTGGGAGATGATGGACATGAGCTCCATTTGTTTGTAAACTGGTACTTATGAGGCACAATTCTTGCATCAAGATGAGACTACTCGACAGTGTGTCTTTCAGTTCAAAGCAGAAAGGATTCAACCAGCTCCCAGAGAACAGCACTGAAAATCCCTTGCTGCCAGAGTCATTTTGCCTTGGTGCAGGAACACGGCTGTCCCTGTGACATCAAGATCCAGTCTCTGCTTAGTTGCCTCCCTGGTCCTTTAattctcttccctccaggaaCCAGGGTGAAAGCCCTAGAATTTCAATGTCACCACCCCAATGCATTTACATAAGTGCAagagagggatggaggaggggTATATTCCTGCAGACGAGAGTACAAGTTCTAGCTCAAGAGAGATATTTTTGACTGCTTCAGTGTTTCTGCTGTCCCCACATTACCCCCACTCTCTCACCCTCCTTCCTGATCTGATACCTGACAAAACCTCTGGTTTTCACCCCTCATACAGAGGCTCTCCCCAGATCGGAGGATCTCAACATTGAGATAATAGGAGCACTGGACATTTTTGGTGCTTGCCTTTGCCCTCACCCCACAGCAGAGAATCATGTCTCTCCCTACTGCTTTCTTGTACTCAAAGACTTGTCTTGACCCTCTAGCACTGACGTTACTGCTTGCAGCTGTAGACCACCTCTTCCTGCATGCACTGTTGGCACTCAACGTAGCAGCACCACTGCACTTGACAGTGGCAAGAGAAGGTAACAAGCCGGCTCTGGGTATTATAGCCTCGTCCACAGCACATGCTGTCACAGTTGCCTTCCCGAGAGCAGGTCCTCCCAGCAGTTCCCAGGGAGTATTTGCTGGGACGACAGAAACTGGGGGAGTCTTCCATATACACCAGGTCAGTAGAGCGGGGTGAAGCGGGATGCTTATGGGAATGGCTGTGTCTCTGTGGGCCAGCCAGCTCCGAGTGTCCCACAGCATCATTGGTGGTGCTGAAGACCTTGACAGCATCATCGTAGCGCAGCTTCAGCAGTCGTCCGATCTCATGGAAAGGCGAAAGCTGCTTCCAGCATGTCCGGACAGCACATGAGCCGGAGACACCATGGCACTTGCATGTGGTTTTGAGACCGTTTTTCACAGCctgatggagaagagaagtGGTAGTCATTATCTGCCAGGACCAGGAGCCTGATTCTGAGTAGAGGTAACACCTCAAATATTGCAGACAGCCTGGAAGTACTTAATTTTTATTGATATTATTCCTAttttatggaggaaaaaacaaggaaaaaaaaaaaaaaaaaaaacaccaccccaAAACAGAAGAATGGCTACAGAGTTGACTGGTGAGCCAGAGAGTAGAAAGTCTGAATGAGGACAAGTGGTTGAATActgaataaattcttcctaagcCTATATGGAACAGCAGGAGTAGTCAACCATGAAACACTAGCACACTGGATTTCCTTTGGTATATTCAAATCAAGACAGTGGTCTAATCAAACAAGTAATTGGACTCAGTAAATGGAAAACAGTGAATTAAGTCAGTAGCCTGTAGCATACAGGCTTCATCTAATGGTCTCCTTGACCCAAACTTATGACTAGTTCCATAGCAAATCACCAGCAGACTCATAATTGATCTCAAGAGTGTCAAACCTTGATCTACTTCCCATGTCACATCAGCTTTGAAGCTCCAGTTGTTCTCAAAACTCCCTGTGGCCATGGCATAACCCATGAAGTAATTCAGCCAGTGAGTTTTACAGCTGTTACCGTGCTGCACATTGCTGTCACTCAGCCTCTGATACCACTAGAGGATACAGGATGCTACTCTGCCACTCCAAACATGCAGCTGCTCACACCAGAGTTCAGGAGGTTTTCCAGGGAGCTCTCAATACCATAAAGTCCACAACACACAGGTAAACAGGTCTGGTTTGTGAGT is drawn from Nyctibius grandis isolate bNycGra1 chromosome 26, bNycGra1.pri, whole genome shotgun sequence and contains these coding sequences:
- the WNT9B gene encoding protein Wnt-9b yields the protein MECQYQFRSERWNCSLEGRTSLLKRGFKETAFLYAVSSAALTHSLARACSAGRMERCTCDDSPDLENRKAWQWGVCGDNLKYSTKFLKKFLGQKRIGKDLRAKVDIHNTNVGIKAVKNGLKTTCKCHGVSGSCAVRTCWKQLSPFHEIGRLLKLRYDDAVKVFSTTNDAVGHSELAGPQRHSHSHKHPASPRSTDLVYMEDSPSFCRPSKYSLGTAGRTCSREGNCDSMCCGRGYNTQSRLVTFSCHCQVQWCCYVECQQCMQEEVVYSCKQ